One window from the genome of Xiphophorus hellerii strain 12219 chromosome 16, Xiphophorus_hellerii-4.1, whole genome shotgun sequence encodes:
- the LOC116735408 gene encoding uncharacterized threonine-rich GPI-anchored glycoprotein PJ4664.02 isoform X1, with amino-acid sequence MPLRCLLVVFLFGIVSKVQMTTEPPTATDGHTITTTFLTKVVGNATTEHNTRETTGTSSISLAITMADTVTGNSTDTITTVNPAEPPTASVTVGTTPTTTAETNSSPSNEITNGTASSPPTYITTTGTSMAPIQNTSTNALTTSTRNNMTTRTSDSSTRYNATEPVTTPLGNNTTTDVQITSTSNNMTTQHETTTAPTTAKGNNMTTHTAQATVITATNSNMTTQHETTIAPTTAMGNNTTIHTTAAPTTATGNNTTAHTAQATVITATNSNMTTQVQITVSNNNTTAAVSTTMSGINTTSVDLTTVTNNNVTTMVTITPTSAAMTTNASIGPTVNHTTASTTNTPLDNNTAMTTTNNHTTENVPTTTNGNTAGTFVTVTNNATATTSNNVTVSPQITSITHFPTTDTSNNHTATTSVTEMGKTTTLITSTPHSSNMTTTMNSATTEQANTTLASSAGTSETPASTAIPFTSTDTKNITDSSPTSTPPPTSNFPGSSNTPSTGNATTLSSSPTTSAESSVTMGETTTTPPLPTNSPSDATETLNTNTPTSTGGATEIFTTFRTTGGITSSSPTKAPTTPSPVIVCPSVPCPVESVCLNRTCQCLSGNYLLNGRCVPAQVFPGRLHFQLLTFEDQMRDRSSRIFQETAAKISAALRDVLKSQPGYRRSEIVQLEPGSVIASVNNIFEDSPATQESVDQIIEKAVKNPQGPLSNATYTGTNLCQVEPLPCDVSSTKCTNVNGQASCACKDGYISMIYSKTSCKACPSGQQAVRDKCVTCPFGYAGFNCNDSSLLAVVVISCVLGGVLLILVLALLGYCCWKRCSRTNPDHNISPYSDELNKSWPAGITPIPRATTHWEPAGSIEMTEGGSTNTLADKKLESNGFGSQLKQKRWKKSGSYDLNPEEMKTFKGKNTSRYSYLVEGHENPYFLPGDEKRNSTKK; translated from the exons TACAAATGACAACGGAGCCTCCTACTGCTACTGATGGTCACACCATAACCACAACTTTCCTTACCAAAGTAGTAGGAAATGCAACTACTGAACACAACACAAGAGAAACAACTGGAACTTCATCAATTTCTCTGGCGATAACCATGGCAGATACAGTCACAGGGAACAGTACTGACACGATCACCACAGTAAACCCTGCAGAACCCCCAACGGCTTCAGTCACTGTTGGAACCAccccaacaacaacagcagagaCAAATAGTTCACCTTCTAATGAGATTACAAATGGAACTGCTTCATCTCCACCGACCTACATCACAACCACTGGCACATCGATGGCACCCATACAGAACACGTCAACAAACGCACTGACCACCTCAACACGCAATAATATGACCACCAGAACTTCAGACAGCTCAACAAGATACAACGCAACAGAACCTGTGACCACCCCTTTAGGCAACAACACAACTACAGATGTCCAGATCACATCAACAAGCAACAACATGACTACACAACATGAGACTACAACAGCTCCGACTACTGCAAAGGGCAACAATATGACTACACACACTGCACAAGCTACAGTGATTACAGCGACAAACAGCAACATGACTACACAACATGAGACTACAATAGCTCCGACTACAGCAATGGGCAACAACACGACTATACATACTACAGCAGCTCCGACTACAGCAACGGGCAACAACACGACTGCACACACTGCACAAGCTACAGTGATTACAGCGACCAACAGCAACATGACTACACAAGTTCAAATTACAGTGTCAAACAACAACACAACTGCAGCTGTTTCAACCACAATGTCAGGCATCAACACAACTTCAGTTGACCTGACCACAGTGACAAACAACAATGTAACTACAATGGTTACAATTACACCGACAAGCGCTGCCATGACTACAAATGCGTCGATTGGACCAACAGTCAACCACACAACTGCAAGTACAACAAATACACCACTCGACAATAATACAGCAATGACAACTACAAACAACCACACCACCGAAAATGTGCCAACTACAACTAATGGAAACACTGCCGGCACATTTGTCACAGTCACAAACAATGCCACAGCCACTACAAGTAACAATGTGACTGTAAGTCCACAAATCACATCTATCACTCACTTCCCAACTACGGATACCTCAAACAATCATACAGCCActacatcagttacagagatgGGAAAGACCACGACTTTAATCACCAGCACCCCACATTCCAGCAACATGACAACAACTATGAACTCAGCTACCACAGAGCAAGCTAATACAACACTGGCAAGCTCTGCTGGAACTTCTGAGACTCCTGCATCAACCGCCATACCCTTTACTTCGACTGACACCAAAAACATAACAGACTCTTCAcccaccagcacccctcctccTACCAGCAACTTCCCAGGCAGTAGCAACACTCCCTCAACCGGCAATGCCACCACCCTTAGTTCTTCACCAACAACCTCAGCAG aGTCCAGTGTTACTATGGGAGAAACCACTACTACCCCTCCTTTACCGACAAATTCACCCAGCGACGCCACTGAGACCCTGAACACCAACACCCCTACCTCCACCGGTGGAGCCACTGAGATTTTCACCACCTTTCGGACAACAGGGGGAATCACCAGCAGCTCTCCCACAAAGGCTCCAACCACTCCCAGTCCTGTAATCG TGTGTCCCTCTGTCCCGTGTCCTGTTGAAAGCGTCTGCCTCAACCGCACTTGCCAGTGTCTTTCTGGCAACTACCTACTCAATGGACGTTGTGTTCCTG cgCAAGTATTTCCAGGCAGGCTTCATTTCCAGTTGTTAACATTTGAAGATCAAATGAGAGACAGGTCCTCCAGGATCTTTCAGGAGACAGCAGCAAAAATCTCAGCAGCA CTCAGAGACGTCCTGAAAAGTCAGCCTGGATATAGACGATCAGAGATTGTTCAACTTGA ACCTGGTAGTGTGATAGCGAGCgtaaataatatatttgaaGACAGCCCTGCCACTCAAGAATCTGTTGATCAGATCATTGAAAAGGCTGTAAAAAACCCTCAAGGACCTCTGAGCAATGCCACATACACAG GAACCAATCTGTGTCAGGTGGAGCCGCTACCTTGTGATGTCTCAAGTACAAAATGCACAAATGTAAACGGCCAAGCTTCTTGCGCCTGTAAAGACGGTTACATCTCCATGATCTACTCCAAGACCAGCTGCAAAG cttgTCCAAGTGGGCAGCAGGCAGTACGGGATAAGTGTGTGAC atgtCCATTTGGGTATGCTGGCTTCAACTGCAACGACT CGTCCCTGCTTGCAGTGGTGGTCATCTCCTGCGTGTTAGGAGGAGTTCTCCTCATCCTTGTTCTGGCTTTGCTGGGTTACTGCTGCTG GAAGAGGTGCTCAAGGACCAACCCTGACCACAACATCAGTCCGTACTCTGATGAGTTAAACAAGTCATGGCCTGCTGGCATCACCCCAATCCCGCGTGCCACCACGCACTGGGAACCAGCTGGTTCCATAGAGATGACAGAAGGGGGCAGCACCAACACGCTGGCGGACAAAAAGCTAGAGAGCAATGGCTTT GGATCACAGCTGAAgcagaaaagatggaaaaag TCAGGATCGTACGATCTGAATCCAGAGGAGATGAAGACCTTCAAAGGTAAAAACACGTCCCGTTACTCATATCTGGTCGAAGGGCACGAGAACCCTTACTTCCTTCCTGGTGATGAGAAGAGAAACTCCACAAAGAAATGA
- the LOC116735408 gene encoding uncharacterized threonine-rich GPI-anchored glycoprotein PJ4664.02 isoform X2 — MPLRCLLVVFLFGIVSKVQMTTEPPTATDGHTITTTFLTKVVGNATTEHNTRETTGTSSISLAITMADTVTGNSTDTITTVNPAEPPTASVTVGTTPTTTAETNSSPSNEITNGTASSPPTYITTTGTSMAPIQNTSTNALTTSTRNNMTTRTSDSSTRYNATEPVTTPLGNNTTTDVQITSTSNNMTTQHETTTAPTTAKGNNMTTHTAQATVITATNSNMTTQHETTIAPTTAMGNNTTIHTTAAPTTATGNNTTAHTAQATVITATNSNMTTQVQITVSNNNTTAAVSTTMSGINTTSVDLTTVTNNNVTTMVTITPTSAAMTTNASIGPTVNHTTASTTNTPLDNNTAMTTTNNHTTENVPTTTNGNTAGTFVTVTNNATATTSNNVTVSPQITSITHFPTTDTSNNHTATTSVTEMGKTTTLITSTPHSSNMTTTMNSATTEQANTTLASSAGTSETPASTAIPFTSTDTKNITDSSPTSTPPPTSNFPGSSNTPSTGNATTLSSSPTTSAESSVTMGETTTTPPLPTNSPSDATETLNTNTPTSTGGATEIFTTFRTTGGITSSSPTKAPTTPSPVIVCPSVPCPVESVCLNRTCQCLSGNYLLNGRCVPAQVFPGRLHFQLLTFEDQMRDRSSRIFQETAAKISAALRDVLKSQPGYRRSEIVQLEPGSVIASVNNIFEDSPATQESVDQIIEKAVKNPQGPLSNATYTGTNLCQVEPLPCDVSSTKCTNVNGQASCACKDGYISMIYSKTSCKACPSGQQAVRDKCVTCPFGYAGFNCNDSSLLAVVVISCVLGGVLLILVLALLGYCCWKRCSRTNPDHNISPYSDELNKSWPAGITPIPRATTHWEPAGSIEMTEGGSTNTLADKKLESNGFSGSYDLNPEEMKTFKGKNTSRYSYLVEGHENPYFLPGDEKRNSTKK, encoded by the exons TACAAATGACAACGGAGCCTCCTACTGCTACTGATGGTCACACCATAACCACAACTTTCCTTACCAAAGTAGTAGGAAATGCAACTACTGAACACAACACAAGAGAAACAACTGGAACTTCATCAATTTCTCTGGCGATAACCATGGCAGATACAGTCACAGGGAACAGTACTGACACGATCACCACAGTAAACCCTGCAGAACCCCCAACGGCTTCAGTCACTGTTGGAACCAccccaacaacaacagcagagaCAAATAGTTCACCTTCTAATGAGATTACAAATGGAACTGCTTCATCTCCACCGACCTACATCACAACCACTGGCACATCGATGGCACCCATACAGAACACGTCAACAAACGCACTGACCACCTCAACACGCAATAATATGACCACCAGAACTTCAGACAGCTCAACAAGATACAACGCAACAGAACCTGTGACCACCCCTTTAGGCAACAACACAACTACAGATGTCCAGATCACATCAACAAGCAACAACATGACTACACAACATGAGACTACAACAGCTCCGACTACTGCAAAGGGCAACAATATGACTACACACACTGCACAAGCTACAGTGATTACAGCGACAAACAGCAACATGACTACACAACATGAGACTACAATAGCTCCGACTACAGCAATGGGCAACAACACGACTATACATACTACAGCAGCTCCGACTACAGCAACGGGCAACAACACGACTGCACACACTGCACAAGCTACAGTGATTACAGCGACCAACAGCAACATGACTACACAAGTTCAAATTACAGTGTCAAACAACAACACAACTGCAGCTGTTTCAACCACAATGTCAGGCATCAACACAACTTCAGTTGACCTGACCACAGTGACAAACAACAATGTAACTACAATGGTTACAATTACACCGACAAGCGCTGCCATGACTACAAATGCGTCGATTGGACCAACAGTCAACCACACAACTGCAAGTACAACAAATACACCACTCGACAATAATACAGCAATGACAACTACAAACAACCACACCACCGAAAATGTGCCAACTACAACTAATGGAAACACTGCCGGCACATTTGTCACAGTCACAAACAATGCCACAGCCACTACAAGTAACAATGTGACTGTAAGTCCACAAATCACATCTATCACTCACTTCCCAACTACGGATACCTCAAACAATCATACAGCCActacatcagttacagagatgGGAAAGACCACGACTTTAATCACCAGCACCCCACATTCCAGCAACATGACAACAACTATGAACTCAGCTACCACAGAGCAAGCTAATACAACACTGGCAAGCTCTGCTGGAACTTCTGAGACTCCTGCATCAACCGCCATACCCTTTACTTCGACTGACACCAAAAACATAACAGACTCTTCAcccaccagcacccctcctccTACCAGCAACTTCCCAGGCAGTAGCAACACTCCCTCAACCGGCAATGCCACCACCCTTAGTTCTTCACCAACAACCTCAGCAG aGTCCAGTGTTACTATGGGAGAAACCACTACTACCCCTCCTTTACCGACAAATTCACCCAGCGACGCCACTGAGACCCTGAACACCAACACCCCTACCTCCACCGGTGGAGCCACTGAGATTTTCACCACCTTTCGGACAACAGGGGGAATCACCAGCAGCTCTCCCACAAAGGCTCCAACCACTCCCAGTCCTGTAATCG TGTGTCCCTCTGTCCCGTGTCCTGTTGAAAGCGTCTGCCTCAACCGCACTTGCCAGTGTCTTTCTGGCAACTACCTACTCAATGGACGTTGTGTTCCTG cgCAAGTATTTCCAGGCAGGCTTCATTTCCAGTTGTTAACATTTGAAGATCAAATGAGAGACAGGTCCTCCAGGATCTTTCAGGAGACAGCAGCAAAAATCTCAGCAGCA CTCAGAGACGTCCTGAAAAGTCAGCCTGGATATAGACGATCAGAGATTGTTCAACTTGA ACCTGGTAGTGTGATAGCGAGCgtaaataatatatttgaaGACAGCCCTGCCACTCAAGAATCTGTTGATCAGATCATTGAAAAGGCTGTAAAAAACCCTCAAGGACCTCTGAGCAATGCCACATACACAG GAACCAATCTGTGTCAGGTGGAGCCGCTACCTTGTGATGTCTCAAGTACAAAATGCACAAATGTAAACGGCCAAGCTTCTTGCGCCTGTAAAGACGGTTACATCTCCATGATCTACTCCAAGACCAGCTGCAAAG cttgTCCAAGTGGGCAGCAGGCAGTACGGGATAAGTGTGTGAC atgtCCATTTGGGTATGCTGGCTTCAACTGCAACGACT CGTCCCTGCTTGCAGTGGTGGTCATCTCCTGCGTGTTAGGAGGAGTTCTCCTCATCCTTGTTCTGGCTTTGCTGGGTTACTGCTGCTG GAAGAGGTGCTCAAGGACCAACCCTGACCACAACATCAGTCCGTACTCTGATGAGTTAAACAAGTCATGGCCTGCTGGCATCACCCCAATCCCGCGTGCCACCACGCACTGGGAACCAGCTGGTTCCATAGAGATGACAGAAGGGGGCAGCACCAACACGCTGGCGGACAAAAAGCTAGAGAGCAATGGCTTT TCAGGATCGTACGATCTGAATCCAGAGGAGATGAAGACCTTCAAAGGTAAAAACACGTCCCGTTACTCATATCTGGTCGAAGGGCACGAGAACCCTTACTTCCTTCCTGGTGATGAGAAGAGAAACTCCACAAAGAAATGA
- the LOC116735408 gene encoding uncharacterized threonine-rich GPI-anchored glycoprotein PJ4664.02 isoform X3 — MTTQHETTIAPTTAMGNNTTIHTTAAPTTATGNNTTAHTAQATVITATNSNMTTQVQITVSNNNTTAAVSTTMSGINTTSVDLTTVTNNNVTTMVTITPTSAAMTTNASIGPTVNHTTASTTNTPLDNNTAMTTTNNHTTENVPTTTNGNTAGTFVTVTNNATATTSNNVTVSPQITSITHFPTTDTSNNHTATTSVTEMGKTTTLITSTPHSSNMTTTMNSATTEQANTTLASSAGTSETPASTAIPFTSTDTKNITDSSPTSTPPPTSNFPGSSNTPSTGNATTLSSSPTTSAESSVTMGETTTTPPLPTNSPSDATETLNTNTPTSTGGATEIFTTFRTTGGITSSSPTKAPTTPSPVIVCPSVPCPVESVCLNRTCQCLSGNYLLNGRCVPAQVFPGRLHFQLLTFEDQMRDRSSRIFQETAAKISAALRDVLKSQPGYRRSEIVQLEPGSVIASVNNIFEDSPATQESVDQIIEKAVKNPQGPLSNATYTGTNLCQVEPLPCDVSSTKCTNVNGQASCACKDGYISMIYSKTSCKACPSGQQAVRDKCVTCPFGYAGFNCNDSSLLAVVVISCVLGGVLLILVLALLGYCCWKRCSRTNPDHNISPYSDELNKSWPAGITPIPRATTHWEPAGSIEMTEGGSTNTLADKKLESNGFGSQLKQKRWKKSGSYDLNPEEMKTFKGKNTSRYSYLVEGHENPYFLPGDEKRNSTKK; from the exons ATGACTACACAACATGAGACTACAATAGCTCCGACTACAGCAATGGGCAACAACACGACTATACATACTACAGCAGCTCCGACTACAGCAACGGGCAACAACACGACTGCACACACTGCACAAGCTACAGTGATTACAGCGACCAACAGCAACATGACTACACAAGTTCAAATTACAGTGTCAAACAACAACACAACTGCAGCTGTTTCAACCACAATGTCAGGCATCAACACAACTTCAGTTGACCTGACCACAGTGACAAACAACAATGTAACTACAATGGTTACAATTACACCGACAAGCGCTGCCATGACTACAAATGCGTCGATTGGACCAACAGTCAACCACACAACTGCAAGTACAACAAATACACCACTCGACAATAATACAGCAATGACAACTACAAACAACCACACCACCGAAAATGTGCCAACTACAACTAATGGAAACACTGCCGGCACATTTGTCACAGTCACAAACAATGCCACAGCCACTACAAGTAACAATGTGACTGTAAGTCCACAAATCACATCTATCACTCACTTCCCAACTACGGATACCTCAAACAATCATACAGCCActacatcagttacagagatgGGAAAGACCACGACTTTAATCACCAGCACCCCACATTCCAGCAACATGACAACAACTATGAACTCAGCTACCACAGAGCAAGCTAATACAACACTGGCAAGCTCTGCTGGAACTTCTGAGACTCCTGCATCAACCGCCATACCCTTTACTTCGACTGACACCAAAAACATAACAGACTCTTCAcccaccagcacccctcctccTACCAGCAACTTCCCAGGCAGTAGCAACACTCCCTCAACCGGCAATGCCACCACCCTTAGTTCTTCACCAACAACCTCAGCAG aGTCCAGTGTTACTATGGGAGAAACCACTACTACCCCTCCTTTACCGACAAATTCACCCAGCGACGCCACTGAGACCCTGAACACCAACACCCCTACCTCCACCGGTGGAGCCACTGAGATTTTCACCACCTTTCGGACAACAGGGGGAATCACCAGCAGCTCTCCCACAAAGGCTCCAACCACTCCCAGTCCTGTAATCG TGTGTCCCTCTGTCCCGTGTCCTGTTGAAAGCGTCTGCCTCAACCGCACTTGCCAGTGTCTTTCTGGCAACTACCTACTCAATGGACGTTGTGTTCCTG cgCAAGTATTTCCAGGCAGGCTTCATTTCCAGTTGTTAACATTTGAAGATCAAATGAGAGACAGGTCCTCCAGGATCTTTCAGGAGACAGCAGCAAAAATCTCAGCAGCA CTCAGAGACGTCCTGAAAAGTCAGCCTGGATATAGACGATCAGAGATTGTTCAACTTGA ACCTGGTAGTGTGATAGCGAGCgtaaataatatatttgaaGACAGCCCTGCCACTCAAGAATCTGTTGATCAGATCATTGAAAAGGCTGTAAAAAACCCTCAAGGACCTCTGAGCAATGCCACATACACAG GAACCAATCTGTGTCAGGTGGAGCCGCTACCTTGTGATGTCTCAAGTACAAAATGCACAAATGTAAACGGCCAAGCTTCTTGCGCCTGTAAAGACGGTTACATCTCCATGATCTACTCCAAGACCAGCTGCAAAG cttgTCCAAGTGGGCAGCAGGCAGTACGGGATAAGTGTGTGAC atgtCCATTTGGGTATGCTGGCTTCAACTGCAACGACT CGTCCCTGCTTGCAGTGGTGGTCATCTCCTGCGTGTTAGGAGGAGTTCTCCTCATCCTTGTTCTGGCTTTGCTGGGTTACTGCTGCTG GAAGAGGTGCTCAAGGACCAACCCTGACCACAACATCAGTCCGTACTCTGATGAGTTAAACAAGTCATGGCCTGCTGGCATCACCCCAATCCCGCGTGCCACCACGCACTGGGAACCAGCTGGTTCCATAGAGATGACAGAAGGGGGCAGCACCAACACGCTGGCGGACAAAAAGCTAGAGAGCAATGGCTTT GGATCACAGCTGAAgcagaaaagatggaaaaag TCAGGATCGTACGATCTGAATCCAGAGGAGATGAAGACCTTCAAAGGTAAAAACACGTCCCGTTACTCATATCTGGTCGAAGGGCACGAGAACCCTTACTTCCTTCCTGGTGATGAGAAGAGAAACTCCACAAAGAAATGA